In one window of Nicotiana tabacum cultivar K326 chromosome 12, ASM71507v2, whole genome shotgun sequence DNA:
- the LOC107794569 gene encoding uncharacterized protein LOC107794569: protein MGEKNLKDSGIQRSEKVKRIFQNFDARKEMTALAVAVNPRVKFSDEQISPILDEVFRTYGEFINGEKGLTYDGLFLNANTSIIFTTLGRSSYAFDIFALPIYSPTESNELQLTDGNSVNFNGYFPATLPPSLVSCLPNHSLNNETPPFHLIYVTERNGTHHIFYDVVFHGTPRRAILEFPTRTEWTRVQVPLVGAHVSLKDKPSLVGESLIYVSTHEDPGVPRTSWAAVYSTQLNSGSTRRLTPKGVADFSPAVSPSGVWTAVASYGKKGWAGEVQELDTDIYVFLTRDGSGRVKVVEHGGWPAWADDFTLYFHRKCDDGWWSVFKAVLPKAGQLGVESVSTHRVTPPGLHAFTPAASTVNKNLIAVATRRAGSEYRHIELFDVVLKNFTEITRPVSTHAHHLNPFFAPDSSWVGYHKCRGTGNGRGSDTLLLEHLKNPIPGISLFRVDGSFPSFSPSGDRIAYVKLPGLYVVNYDGSGLRQVSTRMAFSTAWDPKRKGVVYTSVGPTFASEKTEVDVISINVDDKDLSYKQLTTGGQNNAFPSPSPDGKWIVFRSGRSGHKNLYVMDALEGEAGGLYRLTEGSWTDTMCNWSPDGDWIAFASDRENPGSGSFEMFMVHPNGTGLRKVIQSGMGGRTNHPYFSPDGKYIVFTSDYAAVSAEPISNPHHYQPYGDIFVIKSDGSEIRRLTHNSYEDGTPAWGTTLMKPVDVEWPNGGSPCSFEDCHWLNVRPNVSLVPASLVKIECAQ from the exons atgg GTGAAAAGAATCTGAAAGATTCTGGAATTCAGCGATCGGAGAAGGTAAAAAGAATCTTCCAGAATTTTGATGCCCGCAAGGAAATGACAGCTTTGGCGGTTGCTGTAAACCCTAGGGTCAAATTCAGCGATGAGCAGATCAGTCCCATTCTCGACGAGGTTTTTCGAACTTATGGAGAGTTCATCAATGGCGAGAAGGGCCTTACATATGATGGCCTATT CCTCAACGCCAACACCAGCATCATATTCACTACCTTGGGGAGATCAAGCTATGCTTTTGACATCTTCGCTCTTCCGATATACTCGCCAACTGAATCCAACGAACTGCAGTTGACGGACGGCAATTCCGTTAACTTTAACGGCTACTTCCCCGCAACCCTACCACCTTCCCTGGTTTCGTGCCTACCCAATCATTCCCTCAACAACGAAACACCGCCGTTTCATCTTATCTACGTGACTGAACGGAACGGCACTCACCATATTTTTTACGACGTTGTGTTTCACGGTACTCCTCGGAGAGCTATACTTGAGTTTCCAACCCGGACTGAGTGGACTCGAGTTCAGGTTCCTTTGGTGGGTGCTCATGTTTCTTTGAAAGATAAGCCAAGTTTAGTGGGGGAGTCATTGATATACGTGTCGACTCATGAGGACCCGGGTGTGCCTCGGACGAGCTGGGCCGCGGTGTACTCGACCCAATTGAATTCCGGGTCGACGCGGAGGTTAACCCCTAAAGGAGTTGCTGATTTTAGCCCAGCAGTGTCTCCGTCGGGCGTTTGGACGGCGGTGGCGTCGTACGGGAAGAAGGGTTGGGCTGGGGAGGTTCAGGAGCTTGACACGGATATCTACGTGTTCCTAACTCGTGACGGGTCGGGGCGGGTCAAGGTGGTGGAGCACGGCGGGTGGCCCGCTTGGGCTGATGATTTTACTCTTTATTTTCACAGAAAGTGTGATGATGGGTGGTGGAGTGTGTTCAAGGCTGTTCTTCCGAAAGCTGGTCAGCTCGGCGTTGAGTCGGTATCGACTCACCGAGTCACCCCACCTGGTTTGCACGCGTTCACACCAGCAGCTTCTACTGTTAATAAGAATCTCATTGCCGTAGCTACTAGAAGAGCAGGTTCAGAATATCGGCATATTGAGCTATTCGACGTCGTTTTGAAGAACTTTACAGAAATAACCCGACCCGTTTCTACTCATGCCCATCATTTGAACCCCTTCTTCGCACCCGATTCCTCGTGGGTCGGGTACCATAAATGTAGAGGTACTGGCAACGGAAGAGGGAGTGATACACTGTTACTCGAGCATCTTAAAAACCCGATACCCGGGATTTCTTTGTTTCGAGTCGACGGGTCATTTCCGTCATTTTCACCGAGTGGTGACCGGATAGCTTATGTGAAGTTGCCGGGTTTATATGTGGTAAACTATGACGGTTCGGGTTTGCGTCAAGTTTCAACAAGAATGGCTTTTTCCACAGCGTGGGACCCGAAAAGAAAAGGAGTAGTTTACACTAGCGTTGGGCCCACATTTGCTAGTGAAAAAACGGAAGTTGATGTTATTTCCATTAATGTTGACGATAAGGACCTAAGTTACAAACAATTGACAACAGGAGGGCAGAATAATGCGTTTCCATCGCCTTCACCCGATGGAAAATGGATTGTTTTCCGGTCCGGGCGGTCGGGTCACAAGAACTTGTACGTTATGGATGCTTTGGAAGGTGAGGCGGGCGGGCTTTATCGACTCACGGAGGGTTCGTGGACAGATACCATGTGTAACTGGTCACCCGATGGTGATTGGATTGCGTTTGCATCTGATCGAGAGAATCCCGGGTCGGGTAGTTTCGAGATGTTTATGGTTCACCCGAATGGAACGGGGCTCCGGAAGGTGATCCAGAGTGGTATGGGTGGGCGGACTAACCACCCGTACTTCAGTCCGGATGGGAAGTATATAGTGTTTACTTCTGACTACGCGGCCGTATCCGCTGAGCCAATCTCGAACCCTCATCATTATCAGCCATATGGTGATATCTTTGTGATAAAATCAGACGGCTCAGAAATTCGGAGATTGACTCACAATTCATACGAGGATGGGACCCCTGCTTGGGGCACCACTTTGATGAAACCTGTGGATGTTGAATGGCCTAACGGTGGATCTCCTTGTTCTTTTGAAGATTGTCACTGGCTTAATGTTAGGCCTAATGTTAGTTTAGTTCCTGCATCCCTTGTCAAGATTGAGTGTGCTCAGTGA